From one Musa acuminata AAA Group cultivar baxijiao chromosome BXJ2-6, Cavendish_Baxijiao_AAA, whole genome shotgun sequence genomic stretch:
- the LOC135615785 gene encoding probable pectate lyase 4, with product MGARRWFCCFPKETFTHRPHSSPSSDQLSHPTSSAPPAAPPFVSVPTAAAGVTKEMGAKLPYAHVDARLRALAGQAEGFGRHAIGGLHGPVYHVTSLADDGPGSLREACRIREPLWIIFEISGTIHLSSYLRVSSYKTIDGRGQRIKLTGKGLQLKECEHIIICNLEFEGGRGHDVDGIQIKPKSRHIWIDRCSLRDYDDGLIDITRESTDVTVSRCHFAMHDKTMLIGADSSHITDRCIRVTIHHCFFDGTRQRHPRLRFGRVHLYNNYTRNWGIYAVCASVEAQILSQCNIYEAGQKKVVFKYMPEKAADREEVTSGWIRSEGDLFMNGAQPCLIQGAGVESVFNALEHYPTWTMEPASVALKEVLQLCSGWQALQRPADW from the exons ATGGGAGCTCGTCGGTGGTTTTGCTGCTTCCCGAAGGAAACGTTCACTCATCGTCCTCACAGCTCGCCGTCGTCCGATCAACTGTCGCATCCCACGTCTTCCGCTCCCCCCGCTGCTCCTCCCTTCGTTAGCGTCCCAACGGCAGCGGCGGGGGTGACGAAGGAAATGGGCGCAAAACTGCCTTACGCCCACGTCGATGCGCGCTTACGAGCCCTAGCCGGACAGGCCGAGGGCTTCGGCCGCCACGCCATCGGAGGCCTCCATGGACCCGTCTATCATGTCACCTCCTTGGCTG ATGATGGCCCTGGCTCGCTTCGTGAGGCATGCCGCATAAGAGAACCACTCTGGATCATTTTTGAGATTTCAGGAACCATCCATCTTTCTTCGTACTTGAGGGTATCCTCCTATAAGACAATTGATGGTCGAGGACAGAGGATAAAGTTGACTGGCAAAGGTTTGCAGCTGAAAGAGTGTGAACATATAATCATATGCAATCTGGAGTTTGAAGGTGGTAGAGGACATGATGTTGATGGTATTCAGATAAAACCCAAGTCAAGGCATATTTGGATAGATCGCTGCAGCCTGCGTGATTATGACGATGGACTTATTGATATCACTCGTGAAAGCACTGATGTCACTGTTTCAAG ATGTCACTTCGCAATGCATGACAAAACAATGCTTATCGGAGCAGATAGTAGCCACATCACAGATAGATGTATCCGTGTTACCATTCATCACTGTTTCTTTGATGGAACAAGGCAGCGGCATCCTCGACTTAGATTTGGCAGAGTCCACCTTTATAACAACTACACAAGAAATTGGGGCATATATGCTGTTTGTGCCAGTGTAGAAGCACAG ATCCTTTCTCAATGCAACATTTATGAAGCAGGCCAGAAGAAGGTGGTTTTCAAGTACATGCCTGAGAAG GCGGCAGACAGAGAAGAGGTCACATCAGGGTGGATAAGGTCTGAAGGTGATTTGTTTATGAATGGTGCCCAGCCTTGTTTGATACAAGGTGCCGGTGTTGAAAGCGTTTTCAATGCCTTGGAACACTACCCAACATGGACCATGGAGCCAGCATCTGTGGCCCTCAAAGAGGTTCTCCAGTTATGTTCAGGATGGCAAGCATTACAAAGACCAGCAGATTGGTAG
- the LOC135615786 gene encoding ankyrin repeat-containing protein ITN1-like: MKTMALQFEKGERDLELGPASLNYSPPFAPIRTMVLSHSGRRLDQEVAASSSSAPATPALVLSNSGKRMDQAASPSLVLSNSGKRMDPSGKKKYVKQVTGRHNDTELHLAAHRGDLAAVRQILGEIDAQMTGTAMGADFDAEVAEIRAAVVNDVNEEDETALFTAAQKGFLDVVVELLKYTDRESLTRKNRSGFDVFHIAAREGHQAIVQVLLGHDPTLVKTFGQSNATPLITAATRGHTEVVNLLLEQDDSLIELSKKNGKNALHFAARQGHVEIVKALLGKDPQLARRTDKKGQTALHMAVKGTSCEVVKALLNTDPAIVMLPDRAANTALHVATRKKRAEIVHLLVLLPDINVNALTRDHKTAFDIAEGLPLSEESSDIKDSLSRCGACRANELNQPRDELRRTVTEIKKDVHIQLEQTRKTNKNVHGIAKELRKLHREGINNATNSVTVVAVLFATVAFAAIFTVPGGNGDDGVAAVVHKGSFKIFFIFNAIALFTSLAVVVVQITLVRGETKAERRVVEIINKLMWLASICTTVAFIASSYIVVGRHFQWAAILVTLIGGLIMAGVLGTMTFYVVKSKRTRSIRRREKSMRSTSNSWHLNHEFSDSEVDRIYAI; encoded by the exons ATGAAGACGATGGCCCTCCAATTCGAAAAAG GGGAGAGGGACCTCGAATTGGGACCGGCGAGCCTAAACTACAGCCCGCCATTTGCTCCCATCCGCACGATGGTTCTCTCGCACTCCGGCAGGCGCTTGGACCAAGAGGTGGCGGCGTCCTCCTCGTCGGCGCCCGCCACGCCGGCCCTGGTGCTGTCCAACTCCGGGAAGCGGATGGACCAGGCGGCGTCGCCGTCTCTAGTTCTCTCCAATTCCGGGAAGCGGATGGATCCCTCGGGGAAGAAGAAATACGTGAAGCAGGTGACCGGGCGGCACAATGACACGGAGCTCCACCTCGCGGCGCATCGCGGGGACCTCGCGGCGGTGCGGCAGATCCTCGGCGAGATCGACGCGCAGATGACGGGGACGGCAATGGGCGCCGATTTCGACGCCGAGGTGGCGGAGATACGGGCGGCCGTGGTGAACGACGTCAACGAGGAGGACGAGACGGCTCTGTTCACGGCAGCCCAAAAAGGGTTTCTCGATGTGGTGGTCGAGCTGCTCAAGTACACCGACCGAGAGAGCCTCACGAGGAAGAACAGATCCGGGTTTGACGTTTTCCATATCGCCGCTAGAGAAGGGCATCAAG CAATTGTTCAGGTGCTTTTGGGACATGATCCAACTCTTGTCAAAACTTTTGGTCAATCAAATGCTACCCCCCTTATAACTGCAGCAACAAGAGGACACACTGAAGTTGTGAATCTCTTGCTTGAACAAGATGATAGCTTAATCGAGTTATccaaaaaaaatggaaaaaatgCACTGCACTTTGCTGCTAGACAGGGACATGTGGAGATTGTAAAAGCATTGTTGGGAAAGGATCCACAGCTTGCCAGAAGAACTGATAAGAAAGGGCAAACTGCTTTGCACATGGCAGTGAAGGGAACAAGTTGTGAAGTTGTTAAAGCCCTTCTGAATACAGATCCAGCTATTGTTATGCTACCAGACAGAGCTGCAAACACAGCATTACATGTTGCAACAAGGAAAAAACGTGCAGAG ATAGTTCATCTCCTAGTTCTCCTTCCAGATATAAATGTGAATGCATTGACAAGAGATCataaaactgcttttgatattgccGAAGGCCTACCTCTTTCTGAAGAGTCTTCTGATATCAAGGACTCCCTATCTCGTTGTGGAGCATGCAGAGCCAATGAACTAAATCAACCACGAGATGAGCTACGGAGGACTGTAACAGAGATAAAAAAAGATGTTCATATACAGCTTGAGCAGACTCGGAAAACAAACAAAAATGTCCATGGGATTGCCAAGGAGCTGAGGAAACTTCACAGAGAAGGCATTAACAATGCCACCAACTCTGTTACAGTGGTTGCTGTGCTCTTTGCGACGGTGGCATTCGCGGCTATCTTTACAGTGCCTGGTGGAAATGGAGATGATGGAGTAGCAGCAGTTGTGCATAAAGGGTCTTTCAAGATATTTTTCATCTTTAATGCTATTGCCTTGTTCACTTCATTGGCCGTGGTGGTGGTTCAGATAACACTCGTCAGGGGCGAAACAAAGGCAGAGCGGCGGGTCGTCGAGATCATAAACAAGTTGATGTGGTTGGCTTCCATCTGCACTACTGTCGCTTTCATTGCCTCGTCCTATATTGTTGTGGGTCGGCATTTTCAGTGGGCTGCTATTCTAGTTACGCTAATTGGTGGACTGATAATGGCTGGTGTTCTTGGCACCATGACTTTCTACGTCGTGAAATCAAAGCGGACTCGTTCGATCAGGAGGCGAGAGAAATCCATGAGGAGCACTTCAAACTCATGGCATCTCAACCATGAGTTTTCTGATTCTGAAGTCGATAGGATTTACGCCATCTAA
- the LOC135613712 gene encoding ankyrin repeat-containing protein At5g02620-like, with amino-acid sequence MEMDSSVGRQSFRRKKMTKQLTGKRDDTPLHSAARSGNLAVVNGLLSGADDEDLKELLSRQNQAGETALFVAAEYGYVDVVQEMIKYYDVAAAGIKAKNGYDALHIAAKQGDVDVVKELLNALPELSLTVDLSNTTALHTAAAQGHIEVVNLLLEADKSLALIAKSNGKTALHSAARNGHLEVVKSLLRKESGIAARTDKKGQTALHMAAKGTSLDLVQELLENEPSLLNLVDTKGNTALHIAARKSRAQIVRRLLEFKELETKAINKSGETALDTAEKMGNSDVTGMLLEHGVQSARAIRPSPNPARELKQTVSDIKHEVHSQLEHTRQTRRRVQGIAKRLNKLHEDGLNNAINSNTVVAVLIATVAFAAIFTVPGEYVESENLAPGLTLGEANVAHQTPFMIFFVFDSVALFISLAVVVVQTSVVVIESKAKKQMMAIINKLMWIACVLISIAFLALCFIVVGRSQRWLAIGVTIMGTVILATTLATMLYWVIAHRIEAKKLRNIRRSSLSRSRSWSASGVSDSELFNSEYKMYAI; translated from the exons ATGGAGATGGATTCGTCGGTCGGGCGGCAGAGTTTCCGCCGGAAGAAGATGACGAAGCAGCTGACCGGGAAGCGCGACGACACCCCCTTGCATTCTGCTGCCCGGTCAGGGAATCTGGCCGTGGTGAATGGGCTCCTCTCGGGAGCCGATGACGAGGACCTGAAGGAACTGTTGAGCAGGCAGAATCAGGCTGGGGAGACCGCTTTGTTCGTCGCCGCCGAGTATGGCTATGTCGATGTGGTGCAAGAGATGATCAAGTATTATGATGTTGCAGCGGCTGGAATAAAGGCCAAGAACGGCTACGATGCTCTCCACATCGCAGCCAAGCAAGGGGATGTAG ATGTTGTGAAGGAGCTGCTGAATGCACTTCCGGAGCTCTCTCTGACAGTGGACCTGTCAAACACCACTGCACTTCATACAGCTGCAGCACAAGGCCACATTGAGGTGGTGAATCTCCTACTGGAAGCTGATAAGAGCCTGGCGCTGATTGCAAAGAGCAATGGTAAGACTGCCCTGCATTCTGCTGCAAGGAATGGGCACTTGGAAGTAGTCAAGTCTCTCCTCAGAAAAGAATCTGGAATTGCTGCCAGAACCGATAAGAAGGGACAGACTGCACTGCATATGGCAGCCAAGGGAACGAGCCTGGATTTAGTTCAGGAGCTTCTTGAAAATGAACCCTCTCTGCTCAACTTGGTTGACACCAAGGGCAACACAGCACTGCATATAGCAGCGAGGAAAAGCCGGGCTCAG ATCGTTAGGAGATTACTTGAGTTCAAGGAGTTGGAGACCAAAGCCATCAACAAGTCGGGGGAGACGGCACTCGACACCGCCGAGAAGATGGGGAATTCGGACGTCACCGGCATGCTGTTGGAGCACGGCGTTCAAAGCGCGAGGGCGATACGACCGTCTCCCAACCCCGCCCGCGAGCTGAAGCAGACGGTGAGCGACATCAAGCACGAGGTCCACTCCCAGCTGGAGCACACCCGGCAGACCCGGCGGCGGGTGCAGGGGATCGCCAAGCGGCTCAACAAGCTCCACGAGGACGGTCTCAACAACGCCATCAACTCCAACACCGTCGTCGCCGTCCTCATCGCGACCGTCGCCTTCGCCGCCATCTTCACGGTCCCCGGGGAGTACGTGGAATCCGAGAACCTGGCGCCGGGGCTGACGCTGGGTGAGGCCAACGTGGCGCACCAGACGCCCTTCATGATCTTCTTCGTCTTCGACTCGGTGGCGCTCTTCATATccctggcggtggtggtggtgcagaCGTCGGTGGTGGTGATCGAGAGCAAGGCGAAGAAGCAGATGATGGCCATCATCAACAAGCTGATGTGGATCGCCTGCGTGCTCATCAGCATCGCCTTCCTCGCCCTGTGCTTCATCGTGGTGGGCCGCAGCCAGCGGTGGCTGGCGATCGGGGTCACCATCATGGGGACGGTGATACTGGCGACCACGCTGGCCACCATGCTCTACTGGGTGATCGCCCACCGGATCGAGGCCAAGAAGCTGAGGAACATCAGACGGTCGTCGCTCAGCCGGTCGCGGTCGTGGTCGGCGTCGGGGGTGTCCGACAGCGAGCTATTCAACAGTGAGTATAAGATGTACGCGATCTGA
- the LOC103989741 gene encoding uncharacterized protein LOC103989741, which yields MSWLRSAVVKAVEVGGQNNITRTVKSYAGTVVYHAGQAVTGGARIIQDRMGIRNSKSFKQTVKGLEDAAVSCRGIERVELLHRWLFALEEIERMHGNSVDHKSHERSLSSESYSSPRDVSLNLYFDSDMGVESMYFRDVFLYSQALEGITLSMILEAPNDEEVSLLLAIFGYCLTGGKEVHNAIMSSIQDMGKAFSNYQDEVLVKREELLQFAQGAISGLKLNADISRLEYEVKKLQRKVDGMEVLQVSSGQDHVGTSERTTALVEVLKEALAEVYLCSRLEALLLRKKSIKNGESPDIHSQKVDKLKVLAESLANSSIKAERRILDHRHQKEEALNFRIAKANEVNEFQKELLSEIAGLEKQRDGLEAELKKVNVSLVSAFARLKRTREERDQFDEASNQIVMHLKAKEDELAKSVASCKVEADIVHIWINFLEDTWQLQSSYTELKNKQISDDLEKYGNCFLKLIKYHLSSCKDELKSSIAHISTYVENLKQFNDRSDLTQNSNNDSSKDSDSKKYLEEEYLATETKIVTAFHVADHMRGLFYTEGETGSRRDDPEVTELFESIEKLRVDFESIERPILEIEILKETQSDERLQKGPLPAAQITSSPRLGGVEWTTDDLSDTESEIAKLEMEYGKAGMHCSTDEIGSWEFDDLDH from the exons atgtcgtgGTTGAGATCGGCCGTCGTTAAGGCCGTAGAGGTGGGCGGCCAGAACAACATCACCCGCACCGTCAAGAGCTATGCCGGCACCGTCGTTTACCACGCCGGGCAGGCCGTCACCGGCGGAGCCAGGATCATTCAAGATCGCATG GGCATTCGAAACTCTAAAAGTTTCAAGCAAACTGTGAAAGGATTGGAAGATGCTGCCGTATCCTGCAGGGGAATAGAAAGAGTTGAGCTATTGCATAGATGGCTATTTGCTCTGGAAGAAATTGAAAGGATGCATGGTAATTCAGTTGATCACAAATCTCATGAACGATCTCTATCATCTGAGAGCTACTCATCTCCTAGAGATGTTTCATTG AATCTATATTTTGATTCTGATATGGGGGTTGAATCCATGTACTTCCGGGACGTATTTCTCTATAGCCAAGCTCTTGAAGGGATTACACTGTCCATG ATTCTGGAAGCTCCGAATGATGAAGAAGTGTCTCTGCTCCTTGCAATATTTGG ATACTGTCTGACAGGAGGTAAGGAAGTTCATAATGCTATTATGAGCAGTATACAGGACATGGGCAAAGCTTTTTCAAACTATCAAGACGAAGTATTG GTGAAGCGGGAGGAACTGCTTCAGTTTGCTCAAGGTGCAATTTCAGGACTAAAGTTAAATGCTGATATATCAAG GTTAGAATATGAAGTCAAAAAGCTTCAAAGGAAGGTTGATGGGATGGAAGTGTTGCAGGTCTCCTCAGGTCAAGATCATGTTGGTACATCAGAAAGGACAACTGCCTTGGTGGAG GTTCTAAAAGAGGCACTAGCAGAAGTTTATCTTTGTTCTAGATTGGAAGCACTGCTTTTAAggaagaaaagcataaaaaatggggagtcaCCAGATATTCATTCTCAAAAG GTTGATAAGTTGAAAGTTCTAGCAGAATCTCTTGCCAACTCGTCCATAAAAGCAGAAAGGCGTATCCTAGACCACAG ACATCAGAAAGAAGAGGCTCTCAACTTTCGCATAGCTAAAGCCAATGAAGTTAATGAATTTCAGAAG GAATTGCTTTCTGAGATTGCTGGACTAGAGAAGCAAAGAGATGGACTTGAGGCTGAACTAAAGAAG GTTAATGTTTCTCTGGTATCTGCTTTTGCACGACTCAAGAGAACTAGGGAAGAGAGAGACCAGTTTGATGAAGCAAGCAATCAGATTGTCATGCACCTGAAAGCAAAG GAAGATGAGCTTGCAAAATCAGTTGCTTCATGTAAAGTAGAAGCTGATATTGTCCATATCTGGATTAATTTCTTAGAAGATACCTGGCAGCTTCAATCTTCATACACAGAGCTAAAGAACAAGCAGATTAG TGATGACTTGGAGAAATATGGGAATTGCTTTTTAAAGTTGATCAAGTATCACCTTTCTTCATGCAAG GATGAACTGAAATCTTCTATTGCTCACATCAGCACATATGTGGAGAACTTGAAACAATTTAATGATAG GTCAGACTTGACTCAGAATTCCAATAATGATTCATCTAAAGATTCAGACTCCAAAAAATATCTTGAAGAGGAATACTTGGCAACCGAAACAAAG attGTGACTGCCTTCCACGTGGCTGATCACATGAGGGGGCTATTTTATACTGAAGGGGAAACAGGTTCCAG GAGAGACGATCCGGAAGTGACGGAACTATTTGAATCGATTGAGAAGCTGAGAGTGGACTTTGAATCCATCGAAAGACCTATTCTGGAGATTGAAATTCTTAAGGAAACGCAATCTGATGAGAGACTGCAAAAAGGTCCTCTGCCTGCTGCTCAAATCACTAGTTCACCAAGACTTGGAGGTGTCGAGTGGACAACTGACGATCTATCAGATACGGAGTCAGAAATCGCCAAACTGGAAATGGAATATGGAAAAGCAGGCATGCATTGCTCAACCGATGAGATTGGAAGCTGGGAATTTGATGATCTCGATCATTAA
- the LOC135614002 gene encoding protein CANDIDATE G-PROTEIN COUPLED RECEPTOR 7-like, with amino-acid sequence MEEEQLDREGVSEGRVAKGCRSLSVGRGRRQTADGTTTNKLPVSPVGKPTLSAGRQTHAIGRGVLFFTVIVLIGTGWSFLKPFLQDREKKVLMIVIPLQVLANIASAVIGETGPFIQGWVTWNQVFLLIDIACCCAIIFPIIWSIRTLKETSKTDGKAARTLAKLSLFRQFYMAVIGYLYFTRIVVYALKTIASYKYRWVSVAAEETVSFAFYVVMFYMFRPKERNEYFALDDEEEQAAEAALREEEFEL; translated from the exons ATGGAGGAGGAGCAACTTGATAGAGAAGGGGTCAGCGAGGGGCGCGTGGCGAAAG GCTGCCGTAGTCTTAGCGTTGGCCGCGGAAGACGACAAACGGCTGACGGCACAACCACCAATAAGCTTCCTGTCTCCCCGGTCGGCAAACCCACGCTATCGGCCGGTCGGCAAACCCACGCTATCGGCCGCGGCGTCCTCTTCTTCACCGTCATCGTCCTCATTGGCACCGGATGGTCCTTCCTGAAGCCCTTCCTCCAGGACCGCGAGAAGAAGGTGCTCATGATCGTGATCCCCCTTCAGGTCCTTGCGAACATTGCCTCCGCCGTGATCGGCGAGACCGGGCCATTCATCCAGGGTTGGGTGACGTGGAACCAGGTCTTCCTTTTGATCGACATCGCCTGCTGCTGTGCTATCATATTCCCGATCATCTGGTCGATAAGAACCCTGAAGGAGACTTCCAAGACTGATGGCAAGGCCGCAAGGACTCTCGCCAAGCTCTCTCTTTTTCGGCAATTTTACATGGCCGTGATTGGATACTTGTACTTCACAAGGATCGTGGTGTATGCTTTGAAGACGATCGCATCCTACAAGTATCGGTGGGTGAGCGTGGCGGCAGAGGAGACTGTGAGCTTTGCTTTTTATGTCGTCATGTTTTATATGTTCAGGCCAAAGGAGAGGAACGAGTACTTTGCgcttgatgatgaggaagagcagGCTGCTGAAGCTGCACTGCGGGAAGAGGAATTCGAGCTTTGA